Proteins found in one Amycolatopsis umgeniensis genomic segment:
- a CDS encoding histidine kinase has protein sequence MGETADRVLGGCRIALLIVTAVIQIGLSLPVVTGAASAYAFAALGAVLVVAAFWVLRGRAVPWPVAGMAAVMVLTASAVATWAVPPGELFGDRHWVFGLAGWHLLVLLLDRPVAAVAALGAQLALTLVRLVASAPTDRFEIGGVVIVGLSVITFQAATLALVRIVNRRAGEAAEASAERDRLAHRKALAEQREADQRSRFAGQLGATLPLLAGLADRTLDPRDEAVRQRCALAATQLRRLFAENDEVPDPLVHEVSACVDLAERRGLTVTLAVSGEPAPVPTDVRRELTGPLMTALVAARSQARVSVLRTGDEIRVAAITDGEPGTRSNGSDAVDVEWHALGERSWMEAKWRSRQN, from the coding sequence ATGGGTGAGACGGCGGACCGGGTCCTCGGCGGCTGCCGGATCGCGCTGCTGATCGTGACCGCGGTGATCCAGATCGGCCTCAGCCTGCCCGTGGTGACCGGAGCCGCGAGCGCGTACGCCTTCGCGGCGCTGGGTGCGGTCCTGGTGGTCGCGGCGTTCTGGGTGCTGCGCGGCAGGGCTGTCCCGTGGCCCGTGGCCGGGATGGCGGCCGTCATGGTGCTGACCGCCTCGGCGGTCGCGACGTGGGCGGTGCCGCCCGGCGAGCTGTTCGGCGACCGGCACTGGGTCTTCGGATTGGCCGGGTGGCATCTGCTGGTCCTGCTGCTGGACCGTCCCGTGGCCGCCGTCGCCGCCCTGGGCGCGCAACTCGCGCTCACCCTCGTCCGGCTCGTGGCGTCCGCGCCCACCGACCGGTTCGAGATCGGCGGGGTGGTGATCGTCGGGCTCAGCGTGATCACCTTCCAGGCCGCGACGCTGGCGCTGGTCCGGATCGTCAACCGGCGGGCGGGCGAAGCCGCGGAGGCCTCGGCCGAACGGGACCGGCTGGCCCATCGCAAGGCGCTCGCCGAGCAGCGGGAAGCCGACCAGCGGAGCCGGTTCGCCGGTCAGCTCGGCGCCACGCTGCCGCTGCTCGCCGGGCTGGCCGACCGCACCTTGGACCCGCGTGACGAAGCTGTCCGGCAGCGGTGCGCGCTCGCGGCCACGCAGCTTCGGCGGCTGTTCGCGGAGAACGACGAAGTCCCCGACCCGCTGGTGCACGAGGTGTCGGCGTGCGTCGATCTCGCCGAGCGGCGGGGTTTGACGGTGACGCTGGCGGTGAGCGGCGAACCGGCGCCCGTGCCGACGGACGTCCGGCGCGAACTGACCGGCCCGCTGATGACCGCGCTGGTCGCCGCGCGGTCCCAAGCGCGGGTCAGCGTGCTCCGCACCGGCGACGAGATCCGGGTCGCGGCGATCACGGACGGTGAACCGGGCACACGGTCGAACGGATCGGACGCCGTCGACGTCGAATGGCACGCACTGGGAGAACGATCGTGGATGGAGGCGAAATGGCGTTCGCGACAGAACTGA
- a CDS encoding response regulator transcription factor — MAFATELTAVVVDDHPAVRAGVVHWLSSGTPPVTVVAEGEDVRAAWIGEGARADVVILDLHLNSTTPAMGDLRRLTEAGRRVVVYSMRADDETVLHCLELGALSYLTKAEGADHLLEAVRAAAADRSYTPPSLAGALAGDRSERRPALSARETEVLIEWFQSESKDFVAHRLGISPNTVNSHLERIRVKYAQIGREAPTKAALVARAIQDGLIGVSDL; from the coding sequence ATGGCGTTCGCGACAGAACTGACCGCGGTGGTCGTCGACGATCATCCGGCCGTACGGGCCGGGGTCGTGCACTGGCTGTCCTCGGGGACCCCGCCGGTCACCGTCGTGGCCGAGGGTGAGGACGTGCGGGCCGCCTGGATCGGCGAGGGCGCGCGGGCCGACGTCGTCATCCTCGACCTGCACCTGAACAGCACCACCCCGGCGATGGGCGATCTGCGCAGGCTCACCGAGGCGGGACGGCGCGTGGTCGTCTACTCGATGCGGGCCGACGACGAGACCGTCCTGCACTGCCTCGAACTCGGCGCGCTCAGCTATCTCACCAAGGCCGAGGGCGCGGACCATCTCCTCGAAGCCGTGCGCGCGGCGGCGGCCGACCGGTCGTACACGCCGCCGTCACTGGCGGGCGCGCTGGCCGGTGACCGCTCGGAGCGGCGTCCGGCCCTCTCCGCGCGGGAAACCGAAGTGCTCATCGAGTGGTTCCAGTCCGAGTCGAAGGACTTCGTCGCGCACCGGCTGGGGATCTCGCCGAACACGGTCAACTCGCATCTCGAGCGGATCCGGGTCAAATACGCCCAGATCGGCAGGGAGGCGCCGACCAAGGCCGCCCTGGTCGCACGGGCGATCCAAGATGGACTGATCGGCGTGAGCGATTTGTGA
- a CDS encoding SRPBCC family protein yields the protein MVHVHRTITVRTPAQTVVDYLRDFAHAEAWDPGTVSCTRADTGPIAVGSRWHNVSEFRGKKTELTYRLDRLEPGRIVFVGDNKTATSTDDLTVTEEDGTTTVSYHATIEFHGLAKLADPFLKRQFEKMGDELVPTMKATLEAL from the coding sequence GTGGTCCACGTGCACCGGACGATCACCGTCCGAACCCCCGCCCAGACCGTCGTCGACTATCTGCGGGACTTCGCGCACGCCGAGGCGTGGGATCCGGGCACCGTGTCCTGCACCCGGGCGGACACCGGCCCGATCGCCGTCGGGTCGCGGTGGCACAACGTGTCCGAGTTCCGCGGCAAGAAGACCGAATTGACCTACCGCCTCGACCGGCTGGAGCCGGGACGGATCGTGTTCGTCGGCGACAACAAGACCGCCACCTCCACCGACGATCTGACGGTGACCGAAGAAGACGGCACGACGACCGTCAGCTACCACGCCACCATCGAGTTCCACGGACTGGCGAAACTCGCGGACCCCTTCCTGAAGCGGCAGTTCGAGAAGATGGGCGATGAGCTGGTGCCGACCATGAAGGCGACACTGGAAGCGCTCTAG
- a CDS encoding 3-deoxy-7-phosphoheptulonate synthase, producing the protein MPDQDTLPSPAEVAVNGTVPDEVARHRETVADVLARRDSRLLVVVGPCSVHDADGALEYAHRLADAARNFADDLVVVLRAYLEKPRTIAGWTGLVPDPTLDGKGDLASGVRIGRRFLIDAAATGLPLAYEFVDPFLAPYFADTISWGAIGARTVASQPHRHLASWLPMPVGMKNCVSGRLDTAVAAVRAAGLPHVFPGAAADGHPRILRSTGNPDAHIVLRGGSKPNYHAHAVADALDSLTAAGLPHRLVVDASHGNSGKDHNRQPVVVADLADQISAGNDALAGVMIESYLSDGRQDVGSAPPRPDLSITDACLGWERTVPLLESLACANAVRRLSNPRRRRLESPRV; encoded by the coding sequence ATGCCTGACCAGGACACCCTGCCCAGCCCGGCCGAGGTGGCCGTGAACGGGACCGTGCCGGACGAAGTGGCCCGGCACCGCGAAACCGTCGCGGACGTCCTCGCCCGTCGCGACTCGCGGCTGCTCGTCGTCGTGGGCCCGTGTTCGGTGCACGACGCCGACGGCGCGCTCGAATACGCGCACCGGCTCGCCGACGCGGCCCGGAACTTCGCCGACGACCTCGTCGTGGTCCTGCGCGCCTACCTCGAAAAACCGCGGACGATCGCGGGGTGGACCGGCCTGGTGCCCGACCCCACCTTGGACGGCAAGGGCGATCTCGCGTCCGGAGTGCGGATCGGACGGCGATTCCTCATCGACGCCGCCGCGACCGGGCTGCCGCTCGCGTACGAGTTCGTCGACCCGTTCTTGGCGCCCTACTTCGCCGACACGATCAGCTGGGGCGCGATCGGCGCGCGGACCGTCGCCAGCCAGCCGCACCGGCATCTGGCGTCGTGGTTGCCGATGCCTGTGGGCATGAAGAACTGCGTCTCCGGGCGACTGGACACGGCCGTCGCCGCGGTGCGGGCGGCCGGGCTGCCGCACGTGTTCCCCGGCGCCGCGGCGGACGGGCACCCGAGGATCCTGCGCAGCACCGGGAATCCGGACGCCCACATCGTCCTGCGCGGCGGCTCGAAACCGAACTACCACGCCCACGCGGTCGCCGACGCCCTCGACTCGCTGACCGCCGCCGGCCTGCCGCACCGTCTCGTCGTCGACGCCTCGCACGGCAACAGCGGCAAGGACCACAACCGCCAGCCCGTGGTCGTCGCGGATCTGGCGGACCAGATTTCGGCGGGCAACGACGCGCTGGCCGGAGTGATGATCGAGTCCTACCTCTCCGACGGCAGGCAGGACGTCGGGTCGGCGCCGCCCCGGCCCGACCTGAGCATCACGGATGCTTGTCTCGGCTGGGAACGGACGGTGCCGCTGCTGGAGTCGCTGGCCTGCGCGAACGCGGTGCGGCGGCTCAGCAACCCGCGGCGGCGGCGACTGGAGTCGCCGCGCGTCTAG
- a CDS encoding DHA2 family efflux MFS transporter permease subunit, translated as MTARPVDAALWRTAAVLVLGTFMATLDSTIVSVGVDTLAEEFGAPVTGVQWVTTAYLLAVVTAVPASGWLADRFGGRRVWLTAVVVFLLASLLCALAPTLPALIAFRVLQGLAGGLLPPTGQALLARAAGPDRIGRVISVVGLVPLLSPVLGPLASGTILAVADWPWLFYVNLPVGVVAILLARRWVPAGEPGGRGDRFDFRGALLLSPGLAVLVFGLTWFERGSPALAGIAVAAGVVMLAAFVRHGLRAEAPLLDPRLFTKPPFGVAALALVLLGASVFGTMFLLPLYLQRGAGLSTWDTGLLLVPQGIGAAAGSVLVNRLVDRISPRTLVLSGIGLVALGTAPFTQLGPGLPDWVIVISLLLRGFGAALIGAPVMTIVYRRVEPARLPRAAGALNLLNTLGGSIGTAVLAVVLQARLAARGPDVAAAFADAFWCVLGLAVVAVAGATRLPRAGVAAPDKKRGHADA; from the coding sequence ATGACCGCGCGCCCTGTCGACGCCGCGCTGTGGCGTACGGCGGCCGTGCTGGTGCTCGGCACCTTCATGGCGACCTTGGACAGCACGATCGTCTCTGTCGGCGTCGACACGCTCGCCGAGGAGTTCGGCGCGCCGGTCACCGGCGTCCAGTGGGTGACGACGGCCTATCTGCTGGCCGTGGTCACCGCGGTGCCTGCGTCCGGCTGGCTGGCCGACCGCTTCGGCGGCCGTCGCGTATGGCTCACCGCCGTCGTCGTGTTCCTGCTGGCGTCCCTGCTGTGCGCGCTGGCACCGACCTTGCCCGCGCTCATCGCCTTCCGGGTTCTCCAAGGACTCGCGGGCGGACTGCTGCCGCCGACCGGTCAGGCGCTGCTGGCACGCGCCGCCGGCCCGGACCGGATCGGCCGCGTGATCAGCGTCGTCGGCCTCGTCCCGCTGTTGTCACCCGTGCTCGGCCCGCTGGCGAGCGGCACGATCCTCGCGGTCGCCGACTGGCCGTGGCTGTTCTACGTCAACCTCCCGGTCGGCGTGGTGGCCATCCTGCTGGCACGGCGCTGGGTTCCGGCAGGCGAACCGGGCGGCCGGGGCGATCGGTTCGATTTCCGGGGCGCGCTGCTGCTTTCACCGGGTCTCGCGGTGCTGGTGTTCGGGCTCACCTGGTTCGAGCGGGGGAGCCCGGCGCTCGCCGGGATCGCCGTCGCGGCGGGCGTCGTGATGCTCGCGGCGTTCGTACGACACGGCCTGCGGGCCGAAGCGCCACTGCTCGATCCGAGGCTGTTCACCAAACCGCCGTTCGGGGTCGCCGCGCTGGCGCTGGTCCTCCTCGGCGCCTCGGTGTTCGGCACGATGTTCCTGCTCCCGCTCTACCTCCAACGCGGTGCCGGACTGTCCACATGGGACACCGGTCTGCTGCTGGTGCCCCAGGGCATCGGCGCGGCGGCCGGGTCGGTGCTGGTGAACCGGCTCGTCGACCGGATCTCGCCACGCACCCTGGTACTGAGCGGGATCGGGCTGGTCGCCCTCGGCACCGCACCCTTCACCCAGCTCGGCCCCGGACTCCCGGACTGGGTGATCGTGATTTCCTTGCTGCTGCGAGGTTTCGGCGCGGCGCTGATCGGCGCGCCGGTGATGACGATCGTCTACCGCCGGGTCGAACCCGCCCGGCTGCCCCGCGCGGCCGGGGCACTGAACCTGCTCAACACGCTCGGCGGCTCGATCGGCACCGCGGTGCTGGCCGTGGTGCTGCAGGCCCGGCTGGCCGCGCGCGGTCCGGACGTCGCCGCGGCCTTCGCGGACGCTTTCTGGTGCGTTCTCGGCCTCGCCGTCGTGGCGGTCGCCGGTGCGACGCGGCTGCCCCGGGCCGGGGTGGCCGCCCCCGACAAGAAGAGAGGTCACGCGGATGCCTGA